The Archangium lipolyticum genome includes a window with the following:
- a CDS encoding response regulator, with amino-acid sequence MTVSATILNVNDDDATRYLSTRTLKMAGYQVVEAATGQEALRLAVEVRPDVVVLDVKLPDISGYEVCKRLRANPETASIAVMHTSATYVTPDKKVRGLEGGADAYLTEPFEGEELIATVRSLLRMRRAEQQLRRRTESLEEADRRKDLFLAMLAHELRNPLAAITTAVGILDRRPPVDAKEERMISIIQRQTNHLARLVDDLLDVSRMTRGKVELRRARLDLRGVLEQVLTVFRPLADNRKLTLESSLPSVPLWMEADTTRLEQVFTNLLDNATKYTDAGGAIQVRVEPVARNGLAGAVVRVKDTGIGIHPDVLPSVFDLFAQADESLERTRGGLGIGLTLVRSLVELHEGQVEAHSEGPGKGSEFSVWLPLLPEASVEPRDVVLPDLVKRRRHILLVEDNADARQALQDLLETWGHRVEVAADGLRGLELAVQRTPELALVDIGLPGLDGYRVAEELRAKMGRTIRLVALTGYGGTEDQTRAREAGFDLHLVKPVRPDDLDRLLSQL; translated from the coding sequence ATGACCGTTTCCGCGACCATTCTCAACGTCAACGACGACGATGCGACCCGCTACCTGTCCACGCGCACGCTGAAGATGGCGGGCTACCAGGTGGTGGAGGCGGCCACGGGACAGGAGGCGCTGCGGCTGGCGGTGGAGGTGCGCCCGGACGTGGTGGTGCTGGACGTGAAGCTGCCGGACATCAGCGGCTACGAGGTGTGCAAGCGGCTGAGGGCCAACCCGGAGACGGCCTCCATCGCGGTGATGCACACCTCGGCCACCTACGTGACGCCGGACAAGAAGGTGCGCGGGTTGGAGGGCGGCGCGGACGCCTACCTCACCGAGCCCTTCGAGGGCGAGGAGCTCATCGCCACGGTGCGCTCGCTGTTGCGCATGCGGCGCGCGGAGCAGCAACTGCGCCGGCGCACCGAGTCCCTCGAGGAGGCGGACCGGCGCAAGGACCTGTTCCTGGCCATGCTCGCCCACGAGTTGCGCAACCCCCTGGCCGCCATCACCACCGCCGTGGGCATCCTGGATCGCCGCCCGCCGGTGGACGCCAAGGAGGAGCGGATGATCTCCATCATCCAGCGCCAGACGAACCACCTGGCGCGGCTGGTGGATGACCTGCTGGACGTGAGCCGGATGACGCGCGGCAAGGTGGAGCTGCGCAGGGCCCGGTTGGACCTGCGGGGCGTGCTGGAGCAGGTGCTGACGGTGTTCCGCCCCCTGGCCGACAACCGCAAGCTGACACTGGAGTCGTCCCTGCCGTCGGTGCCGCTGTGGATGGAGGCGGACACGACGCGGCTGGAGCAGGTCTTCACCAACCTGCTGGACAACGCGACGAAGTACACGGACGCGGGCGGCGCCATCCAGGTGCGGGTGGAGCCGGTGGCGCGCAACGGGCTCGCGGGAGCGGTGGTGCGGGTGAAGGACACGGGCATCGGCATCCACCCGGACGTCCTGCCCTCGGTGTTCGACCTGTTCGCGCAGGCGGATGAGTCGCTGGAGCGCACGCGCGGGGGCCTGGGCATTGGCCTGACGCTGGTGCGCAGCCTGGTGGAGCTGCACGAAGGCCAGGTGGAGGCGCACAGCGAGGGCCCGGGCAAGGGCAGCGAGTTCTCCGTGTGGCTGCCGCTGCTGCCGGAGGCGTCGGTGGAGCCGCGGGACGTGGTGCTGCCGGACCTGGTGAAGCGCCGCCGGCACATCCTGCTGGTGGAGGACAACGCGGACGCGCGGCAGGCGCTGCAGGACCTGTTGGAGACGTGGGGCCACCGGGTGGAGGTGGCGGCGGACGGGCTGCGCGGGTTGGAGCTGGCGGTGCAGCGCACGCCGGAGCTGGCGCTGGTGGACATCGGCCTGCCGGGGCTGGACGGCTACCGGGTGGCGGAGGAGCTGCGGGCGAAGATGGGCCGGACCATCCGGCTGGTGGCGCTCACCGGCTACGGCGGGACGGAGGACCAGACCCGGGCGCGCGAGGCGGGCTTCGACCTGCACCTGGTGAAGCCAGTGCGGCCGGACGACCTGGACAGGCTCCTGTCGCAGTTGTGA
- a CDS encoding protein kinase domain-containing protein: protein MSGNTGREGESGSTGSGFEDSDFGDDLMRAVTRGPALLRTPVSGQWLGGQDGRRFQVLESLGGGGMGQVFRAWDSQLRREVALKFLLPRAPSDDEEQLISLLRQEARAVAQLAHANIVRLFDASEWRQAAWEPRVPFLVMECLEGESLSAVLRREQRLEPRRALELLAGIAAGLAHAHEHHVIHRDLKPGNVFVTRQGEVKLLDFGLAWLLAERDTPGLELPNAGTPPYMAPEQWRGGQQDERTDLWAAGIVLYEMLTGAPPYPSSNLRELRERVLSGEPVPSVRERRPELPRELEPLVSTLLAKAPEQRYQTARELAEELRELAERWGFQGQAPRPAPPERRQVTLVSCRLTGAGLEEALDAEDVGELEEAFHQRCTELVQQRGGTIALYLGDEVLACFGHPVAREEDPRSAVQVGLALARDALAVKVGIHTGRVTVGGHGVQGEAPKVATWLAGLAEPHTVLVSDSTWSLVRGTFEAEALGARDYQGLAGTRRLGLHRVLREPPATFRFERTLAAGGLTPLVGREDELRRLLASWNEARGGRGAAVLVMGEAGLGKSRLIQEARERIRQEPCIHFQCQCWPRASTSPFHPLIELLRRHLPRGEMTPGTLGLSPEQTSHLAQLLSLPDPTGAPPLQLSPELREERTFEAVAALLSHVARENPVLGVVEDLHWVDPSTLRLLGYLLEHLERERVLLVLSARPDFHSSWPARPWVHRLTLERLPPGLTATLVRESAHGQELSPELVQQLVARTDGIPLFVEEMTRMVLEQGTPDSVPITLDALLRARLDLLPSRQKALAWSCAALGRGFSVELLTTLTRRDPLTLRRDLEALVAAGLLQPRDDDTGPGYQFRHALLQDAARESLPRGARRRLHQRITRALVEQSPEVVETQPELLAYHHTEAGEYAQAIAYWTRAGERASLRSPNQEAASHFQQALRLLPLLPDTPRRLQEELRLLILLGVPLAQVHGYYSPEVERTYTQALALLPRVGKALPRLRLSYFGLFSYFFSRTEYARAHELATMLVTLGERHEDRELLTLGHRMMAADFFAWGDMAASLEQLARMPACSAFSPEEQRAMAERQWIDPCATGQAVAAMAHAVLGHDEESLRASQEALELAGRIGHAHTSASVLTYISEACQLRGDVRRALAWSNEALTLAREHGFRGYQSWATLIRGWAWGEQGHAREGLRSIRESLAGWDAPGSKTNKLHMEFGLMAGLHLKLGQPHEALAMSTTALRQLETGGQRFYEAELHRLRGEALRALGHEPEAHECFLRALQTARQQGARTFERRALESLGALAMEQHV from the coding sequence ATGTCTGGGAATACCGGTCGCGAGGGTGAGAGCGGGTCCACGGGCTCCGGGTTCGAGGACTCGGACTTCGGCGACGACCTGATGCGGGCGGTCACCCGGGGGCCCGCCCTGCTTCGCACGCCGGTGTCCGGGCAGTGGTTGGGAGGCCAGGACGGCCGCCGGTTCCAGGTGCTCGAGTCCTTGGGCGGAGGGGGCATGGGCCAGGTCTTCCGCGCCTGGGACTCCCAGCTGAGGCGCGAGGTGGCGCTCAAGTTCCTGCTCCCCCGCGCGCCTTCGGATGATGAGGAGCAGCTGATCTCCCTGCTGAGGCAGGAAGCGCGGGCCGTCGCGCAGCTCGCCCACGCCAACATCGTCCGCCTCTTCGACGCCTCCGAGTGGCGCCAGGCCGCCTGGGAACCGCGTGTCCCCTTCCTCGTCATGGAGTGCCTGGAAGGCGAGTCGCTCTCGGCGGTGCTGCGGCGCGAGCAGCGGCTGGAGCCCCGGCGCGCCCTGGAGCTGCTGGCTGGCATCGCCGCCGGGCTCGCGCACGCCCACGAGCACCACGTCATCCACCGGGATCTCAAACCGGGCAACGTCTTCGTCACCCGGCAGGGCGAGGTGAAGCTGCTCGACTTCGGCCTGGCGTGGCTGCTGGCGGAGCGGGACACGCCCGGATTGGAGCTGCCCAACGCCGGCACGCCGCCCTATATGGCGCCGGAGCAATGGCGGGGAGGACAGCAGGATGAGCGGACCGACCTCTGGGCCGCGGGCATCGTGCTGTACGAGATGCTCACCGGAGCGCCCCCCTACCCGAGTAGCAACCTGAGGGAGCTGCGCGAGCGGGTGCTCTCCGGCGAGCCCGTGCCCTCCGTGCGAGAGCGCCGGCCGGAGCTGCCCCGGGAGCTGGAGCCACTGGTGTCCACGCTGCTGGCCAAGGCGCCCGAGCAGCGCTACCAGACGGCACGGGAGCTCGCTGAGGAGCTGCGTGAGCTGGCGGAGCGGTGGGGCTTCCAGGGACAGGCGCCGCGCCCCGCGCCTCCCGAGCGCCGGCAGGTGACGCTGGTGTCCTGCCGGCTCACCGGTGCCGGGTTGGAGGAGGCACTGGACGCCGAGGACGTCGGCGAGTTGGAGGAAGCCTTCCACCAGCGCTGCACGGAGCTCGTCCAGCAGCGGGGGGGCACCATCGCCCTGTACCTCGGTGACGAGGTGTTGGCCTGCTTCGGCCATCCGGTGGCGCGCGAGGAGGACCCACGGAGCGCGGTCCAGGTGGGGCTCGCCCTGGCTCGGGACGCGCTGGCCGTGAAGGTGGGCATCCACACGGGCCGGGTGACGGTGGGCGGGCACGGCGTGCAGGGCGAGGCCCCGAAGGTGGCCACCTGGCTGGCGGGCCTGGCCGAGCCCCACACCGTGCTCGTCAGCGACTCCACCTGGTCGCTGGTGCGCGGGACGTTCGAGGCCGAGGCGCTCGGAGCCCGCGACTACCAGGGACTCGCGGGGACGCGGCGCCTGGGCCTGCACCGGGTGCTGCGCGAGCCGCCGGCGACGTTCCGGTTCGAGCGGACGCTCGCCGCGGGTGGCCTCACGCCACTGGTGGGGCGGGAGGACGAGCTGCGGCGGCTCCTCGCGTCCTGGAACGAGGCCCGCGGCGGGCGGGGAGCCGCCGTGCTCGTCATGGGCGAGGCGGGTCTCGGCAAGTCCCGCCTCATCCAGGAGGCACGCGAGCGCATCCGCCAGGAGCCGTGCATCCACTTCCAATGCCAGTGCTGGCCCCGAGCGAGCACCAGCCCCTTCCACCCGCTCATCGAGCTGTTGCGGCGCCACCTCCCACGAGGCGAGATGACACCGGGCACGCTGGGGCTGTCGCCGGAGCAGACCTCGCACCTGGCCCAGCTCCTCTCCCTGCCCGACCCCACGGGGGCCCCCCCGCTCCAACTCTCGCCGGAGCTTCGCGAGGAGCGCACCTTCGAGGCCGTGGCGGCGCTGCTGTCCCACGTGGCCCGTGAGAATCCGGTGCTCGGCGTGGTGGAGGACCTGCACTGGGTGGACCCCTCCACGCTGAGGCTGCTCGGCTACCTCCTGGAGCACCTGGAGCGGGAGCGCGTCCTGCTCGTCCTCAGCGCCCGGCCCGACTTCCATTCCTCCTGGCCCGCGCGCCCGTGGGTGCACCGGCTCACACTGGAGCGTCTGCCTCCCGGGCTCACCGCCACCCTGGTGCGCGAGTCCGCTCACGGCCAGGAGCTGTCCCCGGAGCTGGTCCAGCAGCTCGTGGCCCGGACGGACGGCATCCCCCTCTTCGTGGAGGAGATGACGCGCATGGTGCTGGAGCAGGGGACGCCCGACTCCGTCCCCATCACCCTCGACGCACTGCTGAGGGCGAGGCTGGACCTGCTGCCTTCCCGGCAGAAGGCACTGGCCTGGTCCTGCGCGGCGCTCGGGCGCGGCTTCTCCGTGGAGCTGCTGACCACGCTGACGCGCAGGGACCCGCTCACGCTGCGACGCGACCTGGAGGCATTGGTGGCCGCCGGGCTGCTGCAACCGCGGGACGATGACACCGGACCCGGCTATCAGTTCCGTCATGCCCTCCTCCAGGACGCGGCCAGGGAGTCCCTGCCCCGTGGCGCGCGCCGGCGGCTCCACCAACGCATCACCCGGGCCCTGGTGGAGCAATCCCCCGAGGTGGTGGAGACGCAACCGGAGCTGCTCGCCTACCACCACACCGAGGCCGGCGAGTACGCCCAGGCCATTGCGTACTGGACGCGGGCCGGGGAGCGCGCCAGCCTGCGCTCACCCAACCAGGAGGCGGCGAGCCACTTCCAGCAGGCGCTGCGGCTGCTGCCCCTGCTGCCCGACACCCCTCGGCGACTCCAGGAGGAGCTGCGGCTGCTCATCCTCCTGGGCGTGCCCCTGGCCCAGGTGCATGGCTACTACTCGCCGGAGGTGGAGCGGACGTACACCCAGGCACTCGCGCTCCTCCCCCGGGTAGGCAAGGCGCTGCCCCGGCTGCGGCTGTCGTACTTCGGGCTCTTCTCCTACTTCTTCTCCCGGACGGAGTACGCGCGCGCGCACGAGCTGGCCACGATGCTCGTGACGCTGGGCGAGCGCCACGAGGACCGGGAGCTGCTCACCCTGGGACACCGCATGATGGCGGCGGACTTCTTCGCCTGGGGCGACATGGCCGCCTCGCTGGAGCAGCTGGCGCGGATGCCGGCGTGCTCGGCCTTCTCACCCGAGGAGCAGCGGGCCATGGCAGAGCGGCAGTGGATAGACCCGTGCGCCACGGGGCAGGCCGTCGCGGCCATGGCGCACGCGGTGCTCGGACACGATGAGGAGTCCCTCCGCGCCAGCCAGGAGGCGCTGGAGCTGGCGGGACGCATCGGCCACGCGCACACGTCCGCCAGCGTGCTGACGTACATCTCCGAGGCCTGCCAGCTGCGCGGGGACGTGCGGCGTGCCCTGGCCTGGTCCAATGAGGCCCTCACGCTCGCGCGTGAGCACGGGTTCCGGGGCTACCAGTCCTGGGCCACGCTCATCCGGGGCTGGGCCTGGGGAGAGCAGGGTCATGCCCGGGAGGGGTTGCGGTCCATCCGCGAGTCCCTCGCGGGTTGGGACGCCCCGGGTTCCAAGACCAACAAGCTCCACATGGAGTTCGGCCTGATGGCGGGGCTGCACCTGAAGCTGGGGCAACCCCACGAGGCCCTGGCGATGAGCACCACGGCGCTGAGGCAGCTCGAAACGGGGGGCCAGCGATTCTACGAGGCCGAGCTGCACCGGCTGCGAGGCGAGGCCCTGCGAGCACTGGGCCATGAGCCGGAGGCCCACGAATGTTTCCTCCGGGCCCTCCAGACGGCGCGTCAGCAGGGGGCGCGCACGTTCGAGCGGCGGGCGCTGGAGAGCCTGGGCGCCCTCGCGATGGAGCAGCACGTGTAG
- a CDS encoding ricin-type beta-trefoil lectin domain protein, whose product MKNRKHNALTTVTTLFAGLATLQGLPAAAAEAEAALDVSPELLTAMRRDLNIDEEQLRRRLVFEAKAPAMEKDLRAQLGERFGGAWLNKDGTQLIVGVTDEASAERVRRAGAEPRLVKHSKAKLDQVVAELDRNAHNAPASVHSWYVDVATNSVVVQAEAGTSLAASRAQSFAALSSGVKEGVIRVEHSTQAPRPAYDIRGGDIYYFGTGAGGSYGVCSVGFSVNGGFVTAGHCGGAGTPTLGHNWQSMGTIRGSVFPGADYGWVATNGSWATQPWVYNYNNANVLVHGSNAAGIGASICRSGTTTGWRCGTLQATNVTVNYSNGPVYGLSKTDACADPGDSGGSVLSGNQAQGVTSGIAGGCSNGNPPQTFFQPINPILSAYGLSLVTSGGGGGGKSFVSRMNGKCIDVPNGNFSDGVQVQMWTCNGTNAQKFTWDGARLTIGGKCLDVSGASTANGTRIQIANCNGNRAQDFVLSAAGDLVSYLANKCVDIEGYNANDGAKLSIYDCHGGSNQKWDYR is encoded by the coding sequence ATGAAGAATCGGAAGCACAACGCGCTCACCACCGTGACAACGCTGTTCGCCGGTCTGGCGACCCTGCAAGGGCTGCCGGCCGCCGCGGCCGAGGCCGAAGCCGCGCTGGACGTGTCACCGGAGCTGCTCACCGCGATGCGTCGGGACCTGAACATCGACGAGGAGCAACTGCGGCGCCGGCTGGTGTTCGAGGCGAAGGCACCGGCCATGGAGAAGGACCTGAGGGCGCAGCTGGGAGAGCGCTTTGGAGGAGCCTGGCTGAACAAGGACGGCACGCAGCTCATCGTCGGAGTCACGGATGAGGCGAGCGCCGAGCGCGTGCGCCGGGCCGGAGCGGAGCCGCGGCTCGTCAAGCACAGCAAGGCGAAGCTGGACCAGGTGGTGGCGGAGCTGGACCGCAACGCCCACAACGCGCCGGCCTCGGTGCATTCCTGGTACGTGGACGTGGCCACCAACAGCGTGGTCGTGCAGGCCGAGGCGGGCACGAGCCTGGCGGCCTCGCGCGCCCAGTCGTTCGCCGCGCTGAGCAGCGGCGTGAAGGAGGGGGTCATCCGCGTGGAGCACTCCACGCAGGCGCCACGCCCGGCGTACGACATTCGCGGTGGAGACATCTACTACTTCGGCACGGGGGCGGGTGGCTCCTACGGAGTCTGCTCGGTGGGCTTCTCGGTGAACGGCGGCTTCGTCACCGCGGGACACTGCGGAGGGGCGGGCACGCCCACGCTCGGCCACAACTGGCAGTCCATGGGCACCATCCGGGGGTCGGTCTTCCCCGGAGCTGACTACGGATGGGTGGCGACCAACGGCTCGTGGGCGACGCAGCCGTGGGTGTACAACTACAACAACGCGAACGTCCTCGTTCACGGCTCCAACGCGGCCGGCATCGGCGCGTCCATCTGCCGCTCGGGCACCACGACGGGCTGGCGGTGCGGAACGCTGCAGGCCACGAACGTCACGGTCAACTACTCCAACGGCCCCGTGTATGGCCTGTCCAAGACGGACGCGTGCGCGGACCCCGGTGACTCGGGTGGCTCGGTGCTCTCGGGCAATCAGGCGCAGGGCGTGACGTCGGGCATCGCGGGCGGCTGCTCCAATGGCAATCCTCCCCAGACGTTCTTCCAGCCCATCAATCCCATCCTGAGCGCCTATGGCCTGTCGCTGGTCACGAGCGGCGGTGGCGGTGGCGGCAAGTCGTTCGTCTCGCGGATGAACGGCAAGTGCATCGACGTGCCCAACGGCAACTTCTCCGACGGCGTGCAGGTGCAGATGTGGACGTGCAATGGCACCAACGCCCAGAAGTTCACCTGGGACGGCGCCCGGCTGACGATTGGCGGCAAGTGCCTGGACGTGTCCGGGGCCTCGACGGCCAACGGCACGCGCATCCAGATCGCCAACTGCAACGGCAACCGCGCCCAGGACTTCGTGCTGAGCGCCGCGGGAGACCTGGTGAGCTACCTGGCCAACAAGTGCGTGGACATCGAGGGCTACAACGCCAACGACGGCGCGAAGCTGAGCATCTACGACTGCCACGGCGGTTCGAACCAGAAGTGGGACTACCGCTAG
- a CDS encoding zinc metalloprotease: MAACQEVRQWITKNILVPVTRFITAARERCEELKQRIEENVSQPVDKWISRQEERCRELPWWNPLRWFCELVTIVVKVVVWVVVTVVKWVVTIVCQIVTVVIGIIVTLVLRVIGWFVTFVVCLFSDPLEALKSFRDLWTIVLDTVGEIFNFVDLLLGDVIGILTDVEDLIDSLASSLGWLGVILGIVKGIIGLVRDLVSVIRDAIHSLGDIVLGVLGGNLCRLLRGLTDLGTAIGRALLDTGFVVFFPVRLIGAAVGGVRDSVNQHQLEEVIRSAIARSFGAGSEREQRALDEIGINARPMGLAFRADARRMFLSSNDRELDLKDLHDRGVINLHALAGHLSDCERVINQPEGEVVYAGTTLNVSYADLETFLREGPGSVPEFHVFAITRAKFRTHLETANRKAAALGVRLGFPVIGDIQATLPQHVPLDASDQTPPGDAVQQALFQLMGRTGVNDDLSLVPSISHFHYVPRTDGNELFGLASWFRPSSRDARMSGVTYRNRTPDWGFRFVLVHELGHYWGLDHEDRNGNDRSLDQIMYAPSTGVGLDAAAVLEYLLLSGEPRFTLDDARSAWDWITGDGAASLLP, translated from the coding sequence ATGGCGGCGTGTCAGGAAGTGCGGCAGTGGATCACGAAGAACATCCTCGTGCCGGTGACCCGGTTCATCACCGCCGCGCGCGAGAGGTGCGAAGAGCTCAAGCAGCGGATCGAGGAAAACGTCAGCCAGCCGGTCGACAAATGGATCTCCCGGCAGGAAGAGCGCTGCCGCGAGTTGCCGTGGTGGAACCCCTTGCGGTGGTTCTGCGAGCTCGTGACGATCGTGGTGAAGGTCGTGGTGTGGGTGGTCGTCACCGTCGTGAAATGGGTCGTCACGATCGTCTGTCAGATCGTCACCGTCGTCATCGGCATCATCGTCACCCTCGTCCTGCGTGTGATCGGCTGGTTCGTCACGTTCGTGGTCTGCCTCTTCAGCGATCCGCTCGAGGCATTGAAGTCATTTCGCGATCTCTGGACGATCGTCCTCGACACCGTTGGAGAGATCTTCAACTTCGTCGATCTCCTCCTCGGCGATGTCATCGGCATCCTCACCGACGTGGAGGATTTGATCGACTCGCTCGCCAGCTCCCTCGGCTGGCTCGGGGTGATCCTCGGCATCGTCAAGGGGATCATCGGTCTCGTGCGCGACCTCGTGTCGGTCATCCGCGATGCCATCCACTCGCTCGGGGACATCGTCCTCGGAGTGCTCGGCGGCAACCTCTGCCGTCTGCTGCGCGGCCTGACGGATCTCGGGACGGCCATCGGCCGCGCCCTGCTCGACACCGGCTTCGTCGTCTTCTTCCCCGTGCGCCTGATCGGCGCGGCGGTCGGTGGCGTGCGAGACAGCGTGAACCAGCACCAGCTCGAGGAGGTCATCCGCTCCGCCATCGCCCGGTCCTTCGGCGCGGGCAGCGAGCGGGAGCAGCGAGCGCTCGACGAGATTGGCATCAACGCCCGCCCGATGGGCCTCGCCTTCCGTGCCGACGCGCGCCGGATGTTCCTCAGCTCCAATGACCGCGAGCTGGACTTGAAGGACCTGCACGACCGGGGCGTCATCAATCTCCACGCGCTCGCCGGTCATCTCTCGGACTGCGAGCGTGTGATCAACCAGCCGGAGGGCGAGGTGGTCTACGCAGGCACCACCCTGAACGTCTCCTACGCCGACCTCGAGACCTTCCTGCGTGAGGGGCCCGGCTCGGTCCCGGAGTTCCACGTCTTCGCCATCACGCGTGCGAAGTTCCGCACCCACCTCGAGACCGCGAATCGCAAGGCGGCCGCGCTCGGCGTGCGGCTCGGCTTCCCCGTGATCGGCGACATCCAGGCAACCCTGCCGCAGCACGTTCCGCTCGACGCCAGCGATCAGACCCCTCCAGGGGACGCGGTCCAGCAGGCCCTCTTCCAGCTCATGGGACGCACGGGGGTGAACGACGACCTCTCCCTCGTCCCGTCCATCAGTCACTTCCACTACGTCCCCAGGACGGACGGCAATGAGCTGTTCGGCCTCGCCTCGTGGTTCCGGCCCTCGAGCAGGGATGCACGGATGAGCGGTGTCACGTACCGCAACCGCACGCCCGACTGGGGCTTCCGCTTCGTCCTCGTGCACGAGCTCGGCCACTACTGGGGGCTCGACCACGAGGATCGCAACGGCAACGACCGTAGCCTCGACCAGATCATGTACGCGCCGTCGACCGGCGTGGGTCTCGATGCGGCGGCGGTCCTCGAATACCTCCTGCTCAGCGGCGAGCCGCGCTTCACGCTCGACGATGCGCGCTCGGCGTGGGACTGGATCACGGGGGACGGTGCGGCCTCGCTGCTGCCGTGA
- a CDS encoding SDR family NAD(P)-dependent oxidoreductase — protein MSNRLQGKVAVVTGGTSGIGLAVAKRFATEGARVFITGRRQAELDAAVKAIGANVTGVRSDVSNLADIDRLYEVVRQTQDRIDILFANAGGGEFAPLGAITEEHFDKTFAINVKGTLFTVQKALPLLREGASIILTGSTAASKASSAFSVYGATKAAIRSFARNWVLDLKDRRIRVNTLSPGPINTPGLHGLGKTEQETRQLLDFLASSVPMNRLGDPDEVARAAVFLASDDSSFVNGIELFVDGGMVQI, from the coding sequence ATGAGCAACAGACTTCAGGGCAAGGTGGCGGTCGTGACCGGTGGGACCTCGGGGATCGGCCTGGCGGTGGCCAAGCGGTTCGCGACCGAGGGCGCGCGGGTCTTCATCACGGGCCGCCGTCAGGCCGAGCTGGATGCCGCGGTGAAGGCCATTGGCGCCAACGTCACGGGGGTCCGGAGCGACGTCTCGAACCTCGCCGACATCGATCGCCTCTATGAGGTGGTGCGGCAGACGCAGGATCGGATCGACATCCTCTTCGCCAACGCCGGCGGCGGCGAGTTCGCTCCCCTGGGGGCCATCACCGAGGAGCATTTCGACAAGACCTTCGCCATCAACGTGAAGGGCACCCTGTTCACGGTGCAGAAGGCGTTGCCCCTGCTGCGCGAGGGCGCCTCGATCATCCTCACCGGCTCGACGGCGGCGTCCAAGGCCTCTTCGGCGTTCAGCGTCTACGGCGCGACCAAGGCCGCCATCCGGAGCTTCGCCCGCAACTGGGTGCTCGACCTGAAGGACCGCCGCATCCGCGTCAATACGCTCAGCCCCGGGCCCATCAACACGCCCGGCCTGCATGGGCTCGGCAAGACCGAGCAGGAGACGCGGCAGCTCCTCGACTTCCTGGCGAGCTCCGTTCCGATGAACCGGCTGGGCGATCCCGACGAGGTCGCCAGGGCCGCGGTGTTCCTCGCCTCGGACGACAGCAGCTTCGTCAACGGCATCGAGCTCTTCGTCGACGGTGGCATGGTACAGATTTGA
- a CDS encoding LysR substrate-binding domain-containing protein, which produces MRDLNDLFFFTQVVANGGFAPAGRALRQPKSKLSRRVARLEEQLGVRLIERSSRRFRVTDVGQAFYEHCRNVMTEVERAEAVAAATRGEPHGPVRFSCPLGLMEPLARVLASFMERYPRVNLQVVATNRRVDLINERIDVALRVRTTLDTDAELTLRTLARSRRILVASPALAKRLGDTTEASTLTSHPTLSATEQAGQDVWELVGPGQRMITLHHEPRMACGDFGALREAALAGLGVALLPDHTCWPALKSGQLVRVFPDWHGPDGTVHLVFTSRRGLPPPVSALIDHLTECFRDEALLLAVD; this is translated from the coding sequence ATGCGGGACCTGAATGACTTGTTCTTCTTCACGCAGGTCGTGGCGAACGGGGGCTTCGCGCCGGCCGGCCGGGCGCTGCGGCAACCCAAATCGAAGCTCAGCCGCCGGGTGGCGCGGCTGGAGGAGCAACTGGGGGTACGGCTGATCGAACGCTCCTCGCGCCGCTTCCGCGTCACTGACGTGGGACAGGCGTTCTACGAGCACTGCCGGAACGTGATGACGGAGGTGGAGCGGGCCGAGGCGGTCGCGGCCGCGACCCGGGGCGAGCCCCACGGGCCCGTCCGGTTCAGCTGCCCGCTGGGCCTGATGGAGCCCCTGGCGCGCGTGCTGGCCAGCTTCATGGAGCGCTACCCCCGGGTGAACCTGCAGGTGGTGGCCACCAATCGGCGGGTGGATCTCATCAACGAGCGGATCGACGTGGCGCTCCGGGTGCGCACCACGCTCGACACCGACGCGGAGCTCACCCTGCGCACGCTCGCGAGGAGCCGCCGGATCCTCGTCGCGAGCCCCGCCCTGGCGAAACGCCTGGGCGACACGACGGAGGCCTCGACGCTCACCTCACACCCGACACTGAGCGCAACCGAACAAGCGGGCCAGGATGTCTGGGAGCTCGTCGGACCCGGGCAGCGGATGATCACCCTCCACCATGAGCCACGCATGGCGTGCGGAGACTTCGGCGCGCTGAGGGAAGCGGCGCTCGCGGGGTTGGGCGTGGCGCTGCTCCCCGACCATACCTGTTGGCCCGCCTTGAAGTCCGGCCAGCTCGTCCGGGTGTTCCCGGACTGGCATGGACCGGATGGGACGGTCCATCTCGTCTTCACCTCCCGCCGGGGCCTGCCGCCGCCCGTCAGCGCGTTGATCGACCACCTGACCGAATGCTTCCGCGATGAGGCGCTGCTACTGGCGGTCGATTGA